Proteins from a single region of Streptomyces glaucescens:
- a CDS encoding alpha/beta hydrolase family protein, with the protein MKTLRMVSTAALLAALAVPAAVPTAAHAQDPGGRAPAPAAAQRTTTGVLLPRPTGASPVGRSTLHLVDASRQDLWVPERPRELMVDVYYPARGAAGRPAPYADPREALLLVRAAGGTDPEAAARLGATRTHSTTDAVPERGRHPLLLLSPGFGAPRFTLTTLAEDLASRGYVTAVVDHAHESSGTRFPGNRILTCVACDKAQTWEDMHKATVNRGQDLSFVLDRLTGPHPAWRHASTIDRRRVGATGHSIGGAAAASLMAQDGRVLAGINMDGSFGDPIPADGLGDRPFMMFGADETHGSNGPDPTWQAAWKNLGGWKRWLTVTGSHHYTFSDMPVVFDQLGLPYPDTPPTIPADRAVTVTRDYTAAFFDLHLRHRPQPLLDGPSPAHPEVLFLQPDAGR; encoded by the coding sequence ATGAAGACGTTACGTATGGTGAGTACCGCGGCCCTCCTGGCGGCCCTGGCCGTGCCCGCCGCCGTCCCCACCGCCGCACACGCGCAGGACCCCGGCGGCAGGGCGCCCGCGCCTGCCGCTGCCCAGCGGACCACGACCGGTGTCCTGCTGCCGCGCCCCACCGGGGCCTCACCGGTCGGCCGGTCCACCCTCCACCTCGTCGACGCCTCCCGGCAGGACCTGTGGGTGCCCGAGCGGCCCCGCGAACTGATGGTCGACGTGTACTACCCCGCCCGTGGCGCAGCGGGCCGCCCCGCCCCGTACGCGGACCCGCGCGAGGCGCTGCTGCTGGTGCGGGCGGCGGGCGGCACGGACCCCGAAGCCGCGGCGCGACTCGGGGCCACGCGGACCCACAGCACCACCGACGCCGTGCCGGAGCGCGGACGCCACCCGCTCCTGCTGCTCTCACCCGGATTCGGCGCACCCCGTTTCACCCTGACCACCCTCGCCGAGGACCTGGCGAGCCGCGGCTACGTCACCGCCGTGGTGGACCACGCCCACGAGTCCTCCGGCACCCGGTTCCCGGGCAACCGCATCCTCACCTGCGTGGCCTGCGACAAGGCGCAGACCTGGGAGGACATGCACAAGGCGACCGTCAACCGGGGGCAGGACCTGTCGTTCGTGCTGGACCGCCTCACCGGCCCGCACCCGGCATGGCGCCACGCCTCGACGATCGACCGCAGGCGGGTCGGCGCGACGGGGCATTCCATCGGCGGTGCGGCGGCCGCCTCGCTCATGGCGCAGGACGGCCGCGTCCTGGCCGGCATCAACATGGACGGCTCCTTCGGCGACCCGATACCCGCGGACGGACTCGGTGACCGTCCGTTCATGATGTTCGGCGCCGACGAGACGCACGGGTCGAACGGCCCGGACCCGACCTGGCAGGCCGCCTGGAAGAACCTCGGCGGCTGGAAGCGCTGGCTCACCGTCACGGGGTCGCACCACTACACGTTCTCGGACATGCCCGTCGTCTTCGACCAGCTCGGCCTGCCCTACCCCGACACACCCCCGACCATCCCCGCGGACCGCGCGGTGACGGTGACGCGCGACTACACCGCCGCCTTCTTCGACCTCCACCTGCGCCACCGCCCGCAGCCCCTGCTGGACGGCCCCTCGCCGGCCCACCCGGAGGTGCTCTTCCTCCAGCCCGACGCCGGGCGCTGA
- a CDS encoding trypsin-like serine protease — MTAIRATAVIAAACATVLATALPSSAINSYNATPAPERTEVGALVATWDDDGDPATPDRVDWVCSGTMIDAGTFLTAAHCTTDWPDGVRFHVSLDQDVQSGLDAAAKRFPGDPAAQAAAVAVEGTAHSHPGYPGPAADTHDISVVEVPAATMRSRWSFTPAALPTAGLLDALGPQRLDATEWTVAGYGTQEAARGPGGHTHPGGGVRLKAPVSFGALNDAWVRLAMTAPQGNGGACYGDSGGPNFAVIDGRRVLAATTVTGDSPCYATNVTYRLDTPGARAFLAPYVALP, encoded by the coding sequence TTGACCGCCATCCGCGCCACCGCCGTCATCGCGGCCGCCTGCGCCACCGTCCTCGCCACGGCATTGCCGTCGTCCGCGATCAACTCCTACAACGCGACTCCCGCCCCCGAACGCACCGAGGTCGGCGCCCTCGTGGCCACCTGGGACGACGACGGCGATCCGGCCACCCCGGACCGCGTCGACTGGGTCTGCTCCGGCACGATGATCGACGCCGGCACGTTCCTGACGGCGGCCCACTGCACGACGGACTGGCCGGACGGCGTGCGGTTCCACGTCTCCCTCGACCAGGACGTCCAGTCCGGCCTGGACGCCGCGGCGAAGAGGTTCCCCGGCGATCCCGCCGCGCAGGCCGCGGCCGTCGCCGTCGAGGGCACCGCCCACAGCCACCCCGGCTACCCGGGCCCGGCCGCCGACACGCACGACATCTCGGTCGTCGAGGTGCCCGCCGCGACGATGCGGTCCCGCTGGTCCTTCACCCCCGCCGCGCTGCCCACCGCCGGCCTGCTGGACGCCCTCGGACCCCAGCGGCTCGACGCGACCGAGTGGACCGTCGCCGGATACGGCACCCAGGAGGCCGCCCGAGGACCTGGCGGCCACACCCACCCGGGCGGCGGCGTCCGGCTGAAGGCACCGGTGAGCTTCGGCGCCCTCAACGACGCCTGGGTGCGCCTCGCCATGACCGCACCGCAGGGCAACGGCGGCGCCTGCTACGGCGACTCGGGCGGACCGAACTTCGCCGTCATCGACGGCAGGCGCGTCCTCGCGGCGACGACCGTCACCGGCGACAGCCCGTGCTACGCCACCAACGTCACGTACCGGCTGGACACACCGGGCGCGCGCGCCTTCCTGGCCCCGTACGTCGCGCTGCCGTAG
- a CDS encoding adenosylcobinamide amidohydrolase: protein MTAVLPPPRPATGLLPVEQLDRVERGERLHGLLWRAGDGWRMISSAVLGGGLGERAWVLNAQVSHGYRRTDPDRHLAGLAREAGAEGPGVGLMTAADVRAYGRACDGGVEVVATTGLGVRGWAASPAEGTPAAARPGTINIVVALPVALTDAALVNAVATATEAKVQALLDAGYDCSGTPTDAVCVAARSPGGDDEVHAFAGPRSLWGARVARAVHRAVRAAARQAGVPAEHRSPAGRP, encoded by the coding sequence GTGACCGCCGTCCTTCCCCCGCCCCGCCCTGCCACCGGTCTGCTCCCGGTGGAGCAGCTCGACCGCGTCGAGCGCGGCGAGCGGCTGCACGGTCTGCTGTGGCGTGCGGGCGACGGCTGGCGGATGATCAGCAGCGCCGTGCTCGGTGGCGGCCTCGGGGAACGCGCATGGGTCCTCAACGCCCAGGTGTCCCACGGCTACCGGCGCACCGACCCGGACCGGCACCTCGCCGGACTGGCGCGGGAGGCCGGAGCCGAGGGGCCGGGGGTGGGGCTGATGACGGCCGCCGACGTCCGGGCGTACGGGCGCGCGTGCGACGGCGGGGTGGAGGTGGTCGCCACCACCGGGCTCGGGGTGCGCGGCTGGGCGGCTTCCCCGGCGGAGGGCACGCCCGCGGCGGCGCGGCCGGGCACGATCAACATCGTGGTGGCGCTTCCCGTGGCGCTGACCGACGCGGCGCTGGTGAACGCGGTGGCCACCGCCACCGAGGCCAAGGTGCAGGCGTTGCTCGACGCCGGGTACGACTGCTCCGGGACCCCCACGGACGCGGTGTGCGTCGCCGCCCGGTCCCCGGGCGGGGACGACGAGGTGCACGCGTTCGCCGGCCCCCGCTCGCTGTGGGGTGCGCGCGTGGCCCGAGCGGTCCACCGCGCCGTCCGCGCCGCCGCCCGCCAGGCCGGCGTCCCCGCGGAACACCGCTCGCCGGCCGGCCGGCCGTAG
- a CDS encoding TraR/DksA family transcriptional regulator, with protein sequence MSLDASRTRGPETETPGSRTEPRPGRLTAHEARQRLEHARSTRLAQLKALEETGQSVHDHLMSAQTEAIRRVLKEIDEASGRIDDGSYGTCLACSKPVPAERLEILPYTRYCVACQRRATV encoded by the coding sequence GTGTCGCTCGACGCCTCCCGCACCCGTGGTCCGGAGACCGAGACCCCCGGCTCCCGGACGGAGCCCCGACCTGGGCGGCTCACCGCCCACGAGGCCCGTCAGCGCCTCGAACACGCCCGCAGCACCCGGCTGGCCCAGCTGAAGGCCCTGGAGGAGACGGGCCAGAGCGTGCACGACCACCTCATGTCCGCCCAGACCGAGGCGATCCGGCGGGTCCTCAAGGAGATCGACGAGGCGTCCGGCCGCATCGACGACGGCTCCTACGGCACCTGCCTCGCCTGTTCCAAACCCGTCCCGGCCGAGCGCCTGGAGATCCTCCCCTACACCCGTTACTGCGTCGCCTGTCAGCGCCGCGCCACCGTCTGA
- a CDS encoding HAMP domain-containing sensor histidine kinase, translated as MSLFWRIFGLNALVLGTATALLLWAPVTVSVPVLLTEAIILVGGLAVMLVANGTLLRWGLAPLDRLTRLMTTVDLLRPGQRLPVPGARGGSEVSELIRTFNAMLDRLEHERATSSARVLLAQEAERRRIAQELHDEVGQSMTAILLVLKRAADDAPEPLRGELQQAQEITRASLDEVRRLVRRLRPGVLDDLGLFSALTSLTEDFATHTGLRVVRRLDTDLPALDRESELVLYRVAQESLTNAARHADAGQVEVGLHRAGDALVLEIADDGRGIEAACEGAGIRGMRERALLAGAALDITSTPGTGTRIRLTTPVPRKQPRP; from the coding sequence GTGTCGCTGTTCTGGCGGATCTTCGGGCTCAACGCCCTGGTGCTGGGCACCGCGACGGCACTGCTCCTGTGGGCACCCGTGACCGTCTCCGTGCCGGTGCTGCTGACCGAGGCGATCATCCTGGTCGGCGGCCTCGCCGTCATGCTCGTCGCCAACGGCACCCTGCTGCGCTGGGGCCTCGCCCCGCTGGACCGGCTGACCAGGCTGATGACCACCGTCGACCTGCTGCGGCCGGGACAGCGGCTGCCGGTGCCCGGCGCCCGCGGCGGGAGCGAGGTGTCGGAACTGATCCGCACGTTCAACGCCATGCTCGACCGGCTGGAGCACGAACGCGCCACCTCCAGCGCCCGGGTCCTGCTCGCCCAGGAGGCGGAACGCCGCCGTATCGCCCAGGAACTGCACGACGAGGTCGGGCAGAGCATGACCGCCATCCTGCTGGTCCTCAAGCGTGCCGCGGACGACGCTCCCGAGCCGCTCCGCGGGGAACTCCAGCAGGCCCAGGAGATCACCCGGGCGAGCCTGGACGAGGTCCGCCGTCTGGTGCGCCGCCTGCGGCCCGGCGTCCTGGACGACCTCGGCCTGTTCAGCGCCCTCACCTCGCTCACCGAGGACTTCGCGACGCACACCGGGCTGCGCGTGGTGCGCCGCCTCGACACCGACCTGCCCGCCCTGGACCGGGAGAGCGAGCTCGTGCTGTACCGGGTCGCCCAGGAGAGCCTGACCAACGCGGCCCGCCACGCGGACGCGGGTCAGGTCGAGGTGGGCCTGCACCGGGCCGGTGACGCGCTGGTACTGGAGATCGCCGACGACGGCCGCGGCATCGAGGCGGCGTGCGAGGGCGCGGGGATCCGCGGCATGCGCGAACGCGCCCTGCTCGCCGGGGCCGCCCTGGACATCACCTCCACACCCGGCACCGGCACCCGGATCCGCCTCACCACGCCCGTCCCCAGGAAGCAGCCCCGACCATGA
- a CDS encoding response regulator, producing MTEPTPTPATTPAPIRILLADDHALVRRGVRLILDREPDLEVVAEAGDGAEAIEAARRGELDLAVLDIAMPRLTGLQAARELAALRPGLRILMLTMHDNEQYLFQALKAGACGYVLKSVADRDLVAACRAAMRDEPFLYPGAVTALIRNYLDRVRHGEQNPEHVLTPREEEVLKLVAEGHSSKEIGEILFISVKTVHRHRANLLHKLGLRDRLELTRYAIRAGLIEP from the coding sequence ATGACCGAGCCGACACCGACGCCGGCCACGACGCCGGCACCCATCCGCATCCTGCTCGCCGACGACCACGCGCTCGTACGCCGCGGCGTGCGTCTCATCCTCGACCGGGAGCCCGACCTGGAGGTCGTCGCCGAAGCCGGGGACGGCGCCGAGGCCATCGAGGCGGCCCGGCGCGGCGAACTCGACCTCGCCGTCCTGGACATCGCCATGCCACGGCTCACCGGGCTCCAGGCGGCCCGGGAACTGGCCGCGCTCAGACCGGGGCTGCGCATCCTGATGCTGACCATGCACGACAACGAGCAGTACCTGTTCCAGGCGCTGAAGGCCGGCGCCTGCGGCTACGTGCTGAAGTCGGTCGCCGACCGGGACCTGGTCGCCGCCTGCCGGGCCGCGATGCGTGACGAGCCGTTCCTCTACCCCGGCGCGGTCACCGCCCTGATCCGCAACTACCTGGACCGGGTCCGGCACGGCGAGCAGAACCCGGAGCACGTCCTCACGCCCCGCGAGGAGGAGGTGCTCAAGCTCGTCGCCGAGGGCCACTCCTCCAAGGAGATCGGCGAGATCCTCTTCATCAGCGTCAAGACCGTGCACCGGCACCGGGCCAACCTGCTGCACAAGCTCGGCCTGCGCGACCGGCTGGAGCTGACCCGGTACGCCATCCGTGCCGGGCTCATCGAACCCTGA
- the secD gene encoding protein translocase subunit SecD, whose product MLKRRNNSRNSLRLRALLALAVIAASLAVALTTPVRLGLDLRGGTQIMLETRSTPTTDAGRAATDRTVEVLRGRIDALGIAEPTLVRSGDDRILVELPGVQDPKEAADVLGRTAQLTVHAVIGRAGSGEAAAPPAGTAGERVLPDESGRPLRLKAPGLTGQDVKGADARFDPQSGAGWHVTVDFGDSGSDRWTRLTAQAACHPAGDPQRRIAIVLDGAIISSPQVDPSVSCGAGIPGGTTQITGSFDDEEARELALLISGGALPVPVEIVEQRTIGATLGDAAIEAAAWAAVIGTALTALFIIAVYRLLGVLATVALACYGLLSYAALAALGATLTLPGLAGFVMAIGMAVDANVLVFERAREEHATRSRPSPRSALTAGFRAALSAIADSNITTLIAAALLFTFSSGPVRGFSVTLGIGVLASMISALLITRVLAEYAVGRPAALRRPRVTGIAHTGWVRSRLQRRDPFLMRHPRRWLAASAAALVLAASGIVVRGLDFGIEFTGGRLIEYSSTTPVDPDRARAALADAGFPRAVVQSSGDTALTVRAEHLTNAEAATVTETIRSLGGETKKLRDELIGPSLGDELRRHALIALCLALGAQLLYLAVRFRWMFGAAAVGALAHDVLILVGVFAWLGKPVDGVFLAALLTVIGYSVNDSVVLFDRVRELLARDHTAPLSRVTNQAILQTLPRTVNTGMGAALILTALAVLADDALTDFALALLIGLAVGTYSSVFTAAPLTIELHPRRRERAAPRPTGKAGAAAA is encoded by the coding sequence GTGTTGAAACGCCGGAACAACTCCCGCAACTCCCTGCGCCTGCGTGCGCTGCTCGCCCTCGCCGTGATCGCCGCGTCGCTGGCCGTCGCCCTGACCACGCCGGTCCGCCTCGGCCTGGACCTGCGGGGCGGCACCCAGATCATGCTCGAAACCCGCTCCACGCCCACCACCGACGCCGGCCGGGCGGCCACCGACCGCACCGTGGAGGTGCTGCGCGGCCGTATCGACGCCCTCGGCATCGCCGAACCGACCCTGGTCCGCTCCGGTGACGACCGCATCCTCGTCGAACTGCCCGGGGTGCAGGACCCGAAGGAAGCCGCCGACGTACTGGGCCGCACCGCACAGCTCACCGTCCACGCGGTCATCGGCCGGGCCGGGTCGGGCGAGGCCGCCGCACCGCCCGCCGGGACCGCCGGGGAGCGGGTCCTGCCGGACGAGTCCGGCCGGCCCCTGCGGCTGAAGGCCCCCGGCCTCACCGGCCAGGACGTCAAGGGCGCCGACGCCCGCTTCGACCCGCAGAGCGGTGCCGGATGGCACGTCACCGTCGACTTCGGCGACTCCGGCAGCGACCGGTGGACGCGGCTCACCGCGCAGGCCGCCTGCCACCCGGCCGGTGACCCGCAGCGCCGGATCGCCATCGTCCTCGACGGCGCGATCATCTCCTCCCCGCAGGTCGACCCGTCCGTGTCGTGCGGCGCGGGCATCCCGGGCGGCACCACCCAGATCACCGGCTCCTTCGACGACGAGGAAGCGCGCGAACTGGCCCTGCTCATCTCCGGCGGCGCCCTGCCCGTACCGGTCGAGATCGTCGAACAGCGCACGATCGGCGCCACCCTCGGCGACGCGGCCATCGAGGCCGCGGCGTGGGCCGCCGTCATCGGCACCGCGCTCACCGCGCTGTTCATCATCGCCGTGTACCGGCTCCTGGGCGTGCTCGCCACGGTGGCCCTGGCCTGCTACGGCCTGCTCTCCTACGCCGCGCTGGCCGCGCTCGGCGCCACCCTGACCCTGCCCGGCCTCGCCGGGTTCGTCATGGCGATCGGCATGGCCGTGGACGCCAACGTCCTGGTGTTCGAGCGGGCCCGGGAAGAACACGCCACCCGCAGCCGGCCCAGCCCCCGCTCCGCGCTGACGGCCGGATTCCGCGCGGCGCTCAGCGCCATCGCCGACTCCAACATCACCACCCTGATCGCGGCGGCCCTGCTGTTCACCTTCTCCTCCGGCCCCGTCCGCGGCTTCAGCGTGACCCTCGGCATCGGCGTCCTCGCCTCCATGATCAGCGCCCTGCTGATCACCCGGGTGCTCGCCGAGTACGCCGTCGGCCGCCCCGCCGCACTGCGCCGGCCCCGCGTCACCGGCATCGCGCACACCGGCTGGGTCCGCAGCCGGCTCCAGCGCCGCGACCCCTTCCTGATGCGCCACCCGCGCCGCTGGCTGGCCGCCTCGGCCGCCGCCCTGGTCCTGGCCGCGTCCGGCATCGTCGTGCGCGGCCTCGACTTCGGCATCGAGTTCACCGGCGGCCGGCTCATCGAGTACTCCTCCACCACCCCCGTCGACCCGGACCGGGCCCGTGCGGCCCTCGCCGACGCCGGCTTCCCCCGCGCCGTGGTGCAGTCCTCGGGTGACACCGCCCTCACCGTGCGCGCGGAGCACCTGACCAACGCCGAGGCGGCCACCGTCACCGAAACCATCAGAAGCCTCGGGGGCGAGACGAAGAAGCTCCGCGACGAGCTGATCGGCCCCAGCCTGGGCGACGAGCTGCGCCGCCACGCCCTGATCGCCCTGTGCCTGGCGCTGGGCGCCCAGCTCCTCTACCTCGCGGTCCGTTTCCGCTGGATGTTCGGCGCCGCGGCCGTCGGCGCACTCGCCCACGACGTGCTGATCCTGGTCGGGGTGTTCGCCTGGCTCGGCAAACCCGTCGACGGCGTCTTCCTGGCCGCCCTGCTCACCGTCATCGGCTACTCGGTCAACGACTCCGTCGTCCTCTTCGACCGCGTCCGGGAACTGCTCGCCCGCGACCACACCGCACCGCTGTCCCGGGTGACCAACCAGGCGATCCTGCAGACGCTGCCCCGCACCGTCAACACCGGCATGGGCGCCGCCCTCATCCTCACCGCCCTCGCCGTCCTCGCCGACGACGCCCTCACCGACTTCGCGCTGGCCCTGCTCATCGGGCTGGCGGTCGGCACCTACTCCTCGGTCTTCACCGCGGCCCCCCTCACCATCGAACTGCACCCACGCCGGCGGGAGCGGGCCGCACCCCGTCCCACCGGGAAGGCCGGCGCGGCGGCGGCCTGA
- a CDS encoding SCO0607 family lipoprotein, protein MPQHPRTSLLALALAGGVTALLLTGCAGWQERVCMPDEDPVLAVNDAGSGCVARDEEPAPGWTRYPEGKVPVHLDDTWDRYWSDKTVDENGRVVPLPR, encoded by the coding sequence ATGCCGCAGCACCCCCGCACCTCCCTTCTCGCCCTCGCCCTCGCGGGTGGCGTCACGGCACTGCTGCTGACCGGCTGCGCCGGGTGGCAGGAACGGGTCTGCATGCCCGACGAGGACCCGGTGCTCGCCGTGAACGACGCGGGCAGCGGCTGCGTGGCCCGGGACGAGGAACCGGCTCCCGGCTGGACGCGCTACCCCGAGGGCAAGGTGCCCGTCCACCTGGACGACACGTGGGACCGGTACTGGTCCGACAAGACCGTCGACGAGAACGGCCGCGTCGTCCCGCTGCCGCGGTGA
- a CDS encoding helix-turn-helix transcriptional regulator yields the protein MAVGFTLVCVEHAKEAPHPDVSAVAALDEPTRRRLYDHVVRQPRPVSRDEAAEALGLARQTAAFHLDRLAGESLLDVVYERRSGRTGPGAGRPAKLYKRSAKQVTVTIPERHYELAGRLLAQALEESEVTGEPVRAVLHRKARALGARLAGPGRADVLAVLEDNGFEPREDGDSVVLGNCPFHALAREHTRTVCGMNLHLLRGVLDGLAGHGLRACLAPAPGHCCVRLEPDHPPAGGVRAS from the coding sequence ATGGCCGTGGGTTTTACACTGGTGTGCGTGGAACACGCGAAGGAAGCACCCCACCCCGACGTCTCCGCCGTCGCCGCACTCGACGAGCCGACCCGCAGGAGGCTCTACGACCACGTGGTGCGTCAGCCGCGACCGGTCAGCCGCGACGAAGCCGCCGAGGCGCTCGGCCTCGCCCGGCAGACCGCCGCCTTCCACCTGGACCGGCTGGCCGGCGAGTCACTGCTCGACGTCGTCTACGAGCGGCGCAGCGGGCGCACGGGCCCGGGCGCGGGACGGCCGGCCAAGCTCTACAAGCGCTCCGCCAAGCAGGTCACCGTCACCATCCCGGAACGGCACTACGAGCTGGCCGGCCGGCTCCTCGCCCAGGCGCTGGAGGAGTCGGAGGTCACCGGCGAGCCGGTCCGCGCGGTGCTGCACCGGAAGGCCCGCGCCCTGGGCGCGCGGCTCGCCGGGCCCGGCCGGGCGGATGTGCTCGCCGTGCTGGAGGACAACGGCTTCGAACCGCGCGAGGACGGTGACTCCGTCGTCCTGGGCAACTGCCCCTTCCACGCCCTCGCCCGCGAGCACACCCGGACGGTCTGTGGTATGAACCTCCACCTGCTGCGCGGCGTACTGGACGGGCTCGCCGGGCACGGCCTGCGGGCGTGCCTGGCGCCCGCCCCCGGTCACTGCTGTGTCCGCCTGGAGCCGGACCACCCGCCGGCCGGTGGCGTGCGCGCGTCCTGA
- the folE gene encoding GTP cyclohydrolase I FolE, translating to MDISAPSAAAAPGTAGVRAGVAGIPGPQLPPPVTPLRVVHDTRAVDLPAAERAAAQFLAALGIATDTESLYGTPGRMARAYAELFSPRPFDLTTFPNDEGYDELVLARSIPVRSVCEHHMLPVVGTAHVGYLPGDRILGLSKLARVVEHFACRPQVQERLTKQVADWLHTHLEPKGVGVVIEAEHTCMTLRGVQATGSSTITSTLLGALRQDARSRAEFLALTGAG from the coding sequence ATGGACATCTCCGCACCGAGCGCGGCCGCGGCACCGGGAACGGCCGGCGTCCGCGCCGGCGTCGCGGGCATCCCCGGTCCCCAGCTGCCGCCGCCCGTCACCCCGTTGCGGGTCGTCCACGACACCCGGGCCGTGGACCTGCCCGCCGCCGAGCGTGCCGCCGCCCAGTTCCTCGCGGCGCTCGGCATCGCCACCGACACCGAGAGCCTGTACGGCACCCCCGGCCGGATGGCCCGCGCCTACGCCGAACTGTTCAGCCCGCGCCCCTTCGACCTGACGACCTTCCCCAACGACGAGGGATACGACGAGCTGGTACTGGCGCGCAGCATCCCGGTCCGCTCGGTGTGCGAGCACCACATGCTGCCCGTCGTCGGCACCGCCCACGTCGGCTACCTGCCCGGCGACCGCATCCTGGGCCTGTCCAAACTCGCCCGGGTGGTCGAACACTTCGCCTGCCGGCCGCAGGTTCAGGAACGCCTGACCAAGCAGGTCGCCGACTGGCTGCACACCCATCTCGAGCCCAAGGGCGTCGGTGTCGTGATCGAGGCCGAGCACACCTGCATGACCCTGCGCGGGGTCCAGGCGACCGGCTCGAGCACCATCACCTCCACCCTCCTCGGCGCCCTCCGCCAGGACGCTCGTTCGCGGGCGGAGTTCCTGGCCCTCACCGGGGCCGGGTGA
- a CDS encoding helix-turn-helix transcriptional regulator, with amino-acid sequence MVVVPESHTGWTFITNHARVLATIADNPNVRIRDIAARCRLTERAVARIISDLEQDGYLSHTRDGRTNTYRIEPDKVLRHPAEAGLSVASLLSLLLQDEAERVG; translated from the coding sequence ATGGTTGTAGTGCCCGAATCCCACACCGGATGGACGTTCATCACCAACCACGCGCGCGTCCTGGCAACCATCGCCGACAACCCGAACGTCCGGATCCGTGACATCGCCGCTCGCTGCCGGCTCACCGAGCGCGCCGTCGCGCGGATCATCTCCGACCTCGAACAGGACGGATACCTCTCCCACACCCGGGACGGGCGCACGAACACCTACCGCATCGAGCCGGACAAGGTGCTGCGCCACCCGGCGGAAGCCGGTCTCTCCGTCGCGTCGCTGCTCTCCCTGCTCCTCCAGGACGAAGCCGAACGCGTCGGCTGA
- a CDS encoding keywimysin-related RiPP: MKKAYEAPTLVRLGSFRQKTGLLQRHGNDRLILSKN; this comes from the coding sequence ATGAAGAAGGCGTACGAGGCCCCGACGCTCGTCCGGCTCGGATCGTTCCGCCAGAAGACCGGACTGCTGCAGCGCCACGGCAACGACCGTCTGATCCTCAGCAAGAACTGA